The window AACCAGTCTGCCATATAAAGAATGATGACATTTATAACGAGAAGGAATAATCCTAGAGTAACTATTGTGATTGGGAACGTGAGCACAACCAAAATAGGCCTCACTATAAAATTAAGTATAGATAATGATAAGGCTACTAAGATTGCGTTTACGTAATTAGAAGTTTCAATCCCTGGTAAGATTTCAGAAAGTCCCATTACAAGAGCTGCTGTAATAAGTAATTTGATTATAAATTTCATCGCGACGATTTTATGTAAAAATAAAAAAATCTGCTATAGATAACTCCATAGCAGATTTAATATTGAATTAGTTCTTAATTATTGAACTTGATCACTCAATTGAATGGTAGAGTATGCTCCTATATCTACCGTAGGAAGTGTAGAACCATATTTACTATTAATAGCTTCAATGATCACATTTGCAGTAAAGGCATAACCTCTAGCTGTAGGGTGAACACCATCAAGAGAAAAACCACCACCAGTAGCGTAAGTAGAAGTTAAAACTCCACCGTTGAATGGCACACCAGTTGATGCAACTTCTGCTAGAGCACTACGTGCATCTACAAAGGCAAGATCGTTTGCTATTGCAAGTGCTTCGATTGTAGAGTTGTAAGCTGTTTGAGCAGCGCTTATTCTGTTTTGCTCATCTGGAGTAAGAACCCATCTGTCTTCTAAAGGGAAAGTTACACCATTTACAGAAAGTTGTCCAGCTGTTGCAGCATCTAATCCAGCTCCTGTTAGTTGTGCAAAACGAGTAGCGTTTAGTTCACCTATAACTGTTTGACTTGTAAAAGTTAAAAGATCATTTGCATTAGCTTGTCTTGCCTGACCAAACTGCTGTCCAAATAAAGTTGCAGTAGGTGCAGGAACTCCACCACCTATAAGAACCTGTGTCAGTTGAGCAGATAAATCAGTTAAAGATTCATCTCTAATAACTACTGCGCTTGCGCCAGTACTTGAAAATGTGATAGCTCTTTCTGGAACACCTAAGAATGCAAAAGCTTGATTTAATGGAGCAAATTGTGCGTTTAATGCAGGTATTTGTGGACCAAAAGATGGATTTGCAGGACTTAACGGAGCAAAAGGAACTGTTGTAAAAAACGGAATAGAAGTTACATCAGGAATGTTAACTAATGCACCTTTGGCGCCATTAGCAGTAAGCCCAGCAACTAGTTGTTGATATACACCACCGAAAACATTGTTGTTTGTAATACTATTATTTCCTTGAGTGGCAGGATTTACATTTCCTGTCTCATTGTTATCTACACCATCGCCACCATTAGTAGCATATCCTAAAATATCGTTATTACCTATCCATAAAGTAAAGAACGATCCATCAGCGGCAGCAGCATCACCTATTACTGTTGAAGATTCTGAGCTAGAAAAACGAGCATAATAAGGGTTTGCACTACCTACTGCTACTCCTGCAAGAGAACCATAATTAGGCGCAGCAAGGTGAAATACTCGTGCACCTGGGACTCCAAAATTATTTAAAGGTCCAGTTACTTTATTTGTAATATCAGTTGTAGGTGCTGCACCTGTAAAAACAGCAGGTCCTGCAGGGTTACCCATGCCGTCTGAAGCCAATACAAATTTGTTAGGCAA is drawn from Nonlabens dokdonensis DSW-6 and contains these coding sequences:
- a CDS encoding SGNH/GDSL hydrolase family protein; protein product: MKKLNIKLIALFLASVAVVSCDEEFENSIEDGGVYTSGEADFTKYVTVGNSLTAGYADGALYLDGQLNSYPNIIAGQMQLAGGGEFNQPLVNDNTGGLLAAGVQILPNKFVLASDGMGNPAGPAVFTGAAPTTDITNKVTGPLNNFGVPGARVFHLAAPNYGSLAGVAVGSANPYYARFSSSESSTVIGDAAAADGSFFTLWIGNNDILGYATNGGDGVDNNETGNVNPATQGNNSITNNNVFGGVYQQLVAGLTANGAKGALVNIPDVTSIPFFTTVPFAPLSPANPSFGPQIPALNAQFAPLNQAFAFLGVPERAITFSSTGASAVVIRDESLTDLSAQLTQVLIGGGVPAPTATLFGQQFGQARQANANDLLTFTSQTVIGELNATRFAQLTGAGLDAATAGQLSVNGVTFPLEDRWVLTPDEQNRISAAQTAYNSTIEALAIANDLAFVDARSALAEVASTGVPFNGGVLTSTYATGGGFSLDGVHPTARGYAFTANVIIEAINSKYGSTLPTVDIGAYSTIQLSDQVQ
- a CDS encoding phage holin family protein, translating into MKFIIKLLITAALVMGLSEILPGIETSNYVNAILVALSLSILNFIVRPILVVLTFPITIVTLGLFLLVINVIILYMADWLVSGFDVNSFFWALIFSLLLAFARSVLFKMLDKEER